In Pseudomonas sp. MYb327, one DNA window encodes the following:
- a CDS encoding sensor histidine kinase: MKCNLPGRHSLFWKLACLLVAFCLLMIWLSWSWGRYMEERNQYLSDDARGTLTRYAAEAEQAWQMRQHAGVDSWLQQMRQREASWVGVISGNLQSLGSQPLTEKEVERLTFLRGLDWPIHKKGQPWMRVPFPRDPSVGSLVIELPQRFVPGHYRVFWRVITNGVIPALFTLLLCVGLYRLLVVPLNTLREQANAWRADQLNVRLSRRTTNRTDELGELGRAFDHMSERLQTTVALQQQLLRDLSHELRTPLSRLRVASESEQGLDALRERIGREVDGMQRLVEDTLQLAWLDTERTRLPDEAIQVQALWEMLTENACYESCWPQGQLQCSVDASCWVRGHLNTLAQALENMLRNAIRHSPKGGVVHLGGQRDGDYWHLWLEDQGGGVAEADLERIFLPFTRLDGWRPGDGGFGLGLSIARNAVRRQGGWLWAENTGRGLRMNMRLLADDGGVSDDAIAGKPAPTGAVFQMKTV; the protein is encoded by the coding sequence ATGAAGTGTAATTTGCCGGGCCGGCATTCGCTGTTCTGGAAGCTGGCTTGCCTGTTGGTGGCGTTCTGTCTGCTGATGATCTGGCTGAGCTGGTCCTGGGGCCGCTACATGGAAGAGCGAAACCAGTATCTGTCGGATGATGCCCGAGGCACGCTGACGCGCTACGCCGCCGAAGCGGAACAGGCATGGCAGATGCGTCAACACGCCGGGGTCGATAGCTGGTTGCAGCAGATGCGCCAGCGCGAAGCCAGTTGGGTAGGTGTTATAAGCGGCAATTTGCAGTCTCTGGGCAGTCAGCCGTTGACGGAAAAGGAAGTCGAGCGCCTGACTTTCCTGCGCGGCCTTGATTGGCCCATCCACAAAAAAGGCCAGCCGTGGATGCGGGTGCCGTTCCCCCGTGATCCTTCCGTCGGCAGTCTGGTCATCGAACTGCCCCAACGATTTGTGCCGGGGCATTACCGGGTGTTCTGGCGGGTGATCACCAACGGTGTGATTCCGGCGCTGTTCACGTTGTTGCTGTGCGTCGGCCTGTATCGGTTGCTGGTGGTCCCGCTCAATACCCTGCGCGAACAGGCCAATGCCTGGCGTGCCGACCAGCTCAACGTGCGACTCTCGCGTCGCACCACCAATCGTACCGATGAGTTGGGCGAACTGGGCAGGGCGTTCGATCACATGTCCGAGCGCCTGCAAACCACGGTGGCGCTGCAACAACAATTGCTGCGCGATCTGTCCCACGAATTGCGTACGCCACTGAGTCGCCTGCGAGTGGCCAGCGAAAGCGAGCAGGGCCTGGACGCATTGCGCGAGCGCATTGGTCGTGAAGTCGATGGCATGCAGCGGCTCGTCGAAGACACACTGCAACTGGCCTGGCTTGATACCGAACGCACCCGATTGCCCGACGAAGCGATTCAGGTCCAGGCGTTGTGGGAGATGCTCACGGAAAACGCCTGCTATGAAAGTTGCTGGCCGCAAGGGCAATTACAGTGTTCGGTGGATGCGTCCTGTTGGGTGCGCGGGCATCTCAATACCTTGGCCCAGGCCTTGGAAAACATGTTGCGTAACGCCATACGCCATTCACCCAAGGGCGGCGTTGTCCATCTTGGCGGTCAACGGGATGGCGACTACTGGCATCTGTGGCTGGAGGATCAGGGCGGTGGCGTGGCTGAAGCCGATCTGGAGCGAATTTTCCTGCCGTTTACCCGGCTCGACGGCTGGCGGCCGGGGGATGGTGGGTTTGGCTTGGGGTTAAGCATTGCTCGCAATGCAGTGCGACGGCAGGGCGGTTGGCTGTGGGCGGAAAACACGGGCAGAGGGTTACGGATGAATATGCGGTTGTTGGCCGATGATGGTGGTGTAAGTGATGACGCCATCGCGGGCAAGCCCGCTCCTACAGGTGCGGTGTTTCAAATGAAGACTGTCTGA
- the cysM gene encoding cysteine synthase CysM, which produces MTLQYPTIADCVGNTPLVRLQRLPGATSNTLLLKLEGNNPAGSVKDRPALSMITRAELRGQIHAGDTLIEATSGNTGIALAMAAAIKGYKMILIMPDNSSAERKAAMTAYGAELILVSQEEGMEGARDLAQRMEAEGRGKVLDQFANGDNPEAHYTTTGPEIWRQTEGTLTHFVSSMGTTGTIMGVSRYLKEQSESVQIIGLQPMEGSAIPGIRRWPQEYLPKIYQADRVDRIVDMAQSEAEDVTRRLAREEGIFCGVSSGGAVAAMLRLSKEVENAVIVAIICDRGDRYLSTGIFDAPN; this is translated from the coding sequence ATGACCTTGCAGTACCCAACCATCGCCGATTGCGTCGGCAACACTCCGCTGGTCCGTTTGCAGCGCCTGCCCGGCGCCACCAGCAACACCCTTTTGCTCAAGCTCGAAGGGAACAACCCGGCGGGTTCGGTCAAGGACCGTCCGGCGCTGTCAATGATCACCCGCGCCGAACTGCGCGGGCAGATCCACGCCGGCGATACGCTGATCGAAGCGACCTCGGGTAACACCGGCATCGCGCTGGCCATGGCCGCCGCGATCAAGGGTTACAAGATGATCCTGATCATGCCGGACAACTCCAGCGCCGAACGCAAGGCAGCCATGACCGCCTACGGCGCCGAGTTGATTCTGGTTAGCCAGGAAGAGGGCATGGAAGGCGCCCGCGACCTCGCCCAGCGTATGGAAGCCGAAGGCCGCGGCAAGGTGCTGGATCAGTTCGCCAACGGTGATAACCCGGAAGCGCACTACACCACCACCGGCCCGGAAATCTGGCGCCAGACCGAAGGCACCCTCACCCATTTCGTCAGCTCCATGGGCACCACCGGTACCATCATGGGCGTCTCGCGCTACTTGAAGGAGCAGAGCGAGAGCGTGCAGATCATCGGCTTGCAACCGATGGAAGGCTCGGCGATTCCGGGCATCCGTCGCTGGCCTCAAGAATATCTGCCGAAGATTTACCAGGCTGATCGCGTAGACCGCATCGTCGACATGGCACAAAGCGAAGCCGAAGACGTGACCCGTCGCCTGGCCCGCGAAGAAGGTATTTTCTGCGGCGTGTCCTCGGGCGGCGCGGTGGCAGCGATGCTGCGTTTGTCCAAAGAAGTTGAAAACGCGGTGATCGTTGCGATCATCTGCGACCGTGGCGACCGTTACCTGTCGACCGGCATTTTCGACGCGCCCAACTGA
- the rlmD gene encoding 23S rRNA (uracil(1939)-C(5))-methyltransferase RlmD: MAKHERGLRFQPTGGSKAPQIPTGKKQRLIIERLANDGRGIAFFEGRTWFVIGALAGEEIEARVLGAHGKVVEARTERVFKTSELRRPAPCAHAGRCGGCSVQHLPHNEQLALKQRMLAEQLSKVAGVEPEEWAAPLSGPEFAYRRRARVAVRWDMKAKKLEVGFRAAGSQDIVGIDECPVLVQPLQPIMSRLPEMLRRLSKPQALGHVELFSGSSLAVLLRHMALLSESDMTILKDFCAFHEAQLWLHGDGEPYPVNAEQSLGYRLEQWDLELAYRPGDFIQVNAVVNEAMVAQALDWLKPQAEERVLDLFCGLGNFALPLAKAVREVVAVEGVQVMVDRAAANAASNNLHNATFFQADLSQPLTDAEWAREGFCAVLLDPPRDGAFEVVRKLKSLGAERLVYVSCNPATLARDTVELIKQGYRLKRAGILDMFPQTAHVEAMALFEAS; this comes from the coding sequence ATGGCCAAGCATGAGAGAGGCCTGCGCTTCCAGCCCACCGGCGGCAGCAAGGCCCCGCAAATCCCGACCGGCAAAAAACAGCGCCTGATTATCGAGCGCTTGGCTAACGACGGTCGCGGCATCGCGTTTTTCGAAGGCCGCACCTGGTTCGTCATCGGCGCATTGGCCGGTGAAGAGATCGAAGCGCGCGTGTTGGGTGCCCACGGCAAAGTGGTCGAGGCGCGCACCGAACGCGTGTTCAAGACCAGTGAACTGCGCCGCCCGGCACCCTGTGCCCATGCCGGTCGCTGCGGCGGCTGCAGCGTGCAGCATTTGCCTCATAACGAACAACTCGCCCTGAAACAGCGCATGCTCGCCGAGCAATTGTCCAAGGTCGCCGGTGTCGAGCCTGAAGAATGGGCCGCGCCATTGAGCGGTCCGGAATTCGCCTACCGCCGTCGCGCCCGTGTGGCCGTGCGCTGGGACATGAAGGCGAAGAAACTCGAAGTCGGGTTCCGCGCCGCCGGCAGCCAAGACATCGTTGGCATCGATGAATGCCCGGTGCTGGTCCAACCCTTGCAACCGATCATGAGCCGCTTGCCGGAGATGCTTCGGCGTTTGAGCAAACCTCAGGCGCTGGGTCACGTGGAGTTGTTCAGCGGTTCGTCCCTGGCGGTTTTGCTGCGGCACATGGCGCTTCTGTCCGAAAGTGACATGACCATCCTCAAGGATTTCTGCGCGTTCCATGAAGCCCAGTTGTGGCTGCACGGTGACGGCGAGCCATACCCGGTCAATGCCGAACAGTCGTTGGGCTATCGCCTGGAACAGTGGGATCTGGAATTGGCGTACCGGCCGGGGGATTTCATTCAGGTCAATGCCGTGGTCAACGAAGCAATGGTGGCCCAGGCGCTGGACTGGTTGAAGCCGCAAGCCGAGGAGCGCGTTCTCGATCTATTCTGTGGGTTGGGCAACTTTGCCTTGCCACTGGCCAAAGCCGTGCGCGAAGTCGTGGCAGTGGAAGGTGTGCAGGTGATGGTCGATCGGGCTGCCGCGAACGCCGCTAGCAATAATCTGCATAACGCGACGTTTTTTCAGGCCGATTTATCCCAGCCTCTGACCGACGCCGAATGGGCGCGCGAAGGCTTTTGTGCGGTACTCTTGGATCCACCGCGTGACGGTGCTTTCGAGGTCGTGCGCAAGCTCAAGTCCCTGGGCGCCGAACGGTTGGTGTATGTGTCGTGCAACCCTGCAACGCTGGCGCGCGATACGGTTGAATTGATCAAGCAGGGCTACCGGTTAAAACGTGCCGGGATTCTCGATATGTTTCCTCAAACGGCACATGTCGAAGCCATGGCGTTATTTGAAGCGAGCTAG